A single region of the Phalacrocorax carbo chromosome 4, bPhaCar2.1, whole genome shotgun sequence genome encodes:
- the NEUROG2 gene encoding neurogenin-2 encodes MLVKAEGLAPAGAEELLLLGLASPAPSPSLPSSAEEEEEEEEEARLASPERSPLEGTGDRGLRRLEGKRRPGRSRGAPRTVRTAETAQRIKRSRRLKANNRERNRMHNLNAALDALRDVLPTFPEDAKLTKIETLRFAHNYIWALTETLRLAGAGRLGPPGGAAGSPSPTSSWGGGTGSGSPPPSASPYACTLSPASPAGSTSDPEHWPPAPGRFPAPPPPPQAPPPRRCL; translated from the coding sequence ATGCTGGTGAAGGCGGAGGGCCTGGCGCCGGCGGGCgcggaggagctgctgctgctggggctggcctCGCCCGCCCCCTCGCCCTCGCTGCCGTCCAgcgccgaggaggaggaggaggaggaggaagaagcgcGGCTCGCCTCACCGGAACGCTCCCCCCTCGAAGGAACGGGCGACCGGGGCTTGAGGAGATTAGAGGGCAAGCGGCGGCCGGGGCGGTCGCGGGGAGCCCCTCGGACGGTTCGAACGGCGGAGACGGCGCAACGCATCAAGCGGAGCCGGCGGCTCAAGGCCAACAACCGCGAGCGCAACCGGATGCACAACCTGAACGCGGCGCTGGACGCCCTCCGCGACGTCCTGCCCACCTTCCCCGAGGACGCCAAGCTCACCAAAATCGAGACCCTCCGTTTCGCTCACAACTACATCTGGGCTCTCACCGAAACTCTGCGTTtggccggggcggggaggctCGGTccccccgggggggcggcggggagcccctcgcccacctcctcctggggcggggggaccggctccgggagccccccgccctCCGCCTCCCCTTACGCCTGCACTTTatcccccgccagccccgccggTTCCACCTCGGACCCCGAACACtggccgcccgccccgggccgcttccccgctccgccgcctcccccccAAGCCCCGCCGCCCCGTCGCTGCCTCTAA